A genome region from Nocardiopsis exhalans includes the following:
- a CDS encoding ABC transporter ATP-binding protein — protein sequence MNRTQTAPAAEARQKAPEQSPSPLQTLLRPIKGRVRTAVVLQGLASALGLVPLICLVELARVLLADGVVDTSCVWLLVGIAVGASVAALAAGTASTLVGHLADNDMQLSVRRALAHRMSRVPLGWFTGRGSGRVKKAVHDDIEDVHSLVAHTLPDLASVVTVPLVALVYLFTVDWRLALVSVLLVAAGIFLFSRAMAGGMAKMAQYAEAMNRINSSAVEFVDGIQVVKHFGGHRRAHARFTRAADDFADFFLNWSRSTTPVTVGSFLLLSAPMATVVTVLAGMGFALAGWTEPVSIVAFALLAPALCAPMNVIGSRVQQTQAAGAAAGRVTALLDTPTLHQGEEPPPLEPRVVFDGVSFSYTDEGTAGESPRALAEVDLVLEPGTVTALVGPSGAGKSTLAALLARFHDADAGAITVGGVDIREIADPYRSVGFVLQDVRLLGETVADNIALGRPGATREEIETAARAAQIADRIETLPRGYDSVIGEDADLSGGEAQRVSIARALLADTPVLVLDEATAAVDPVSEAAIQDALSELARGRTVLVVAHRLTTVTGADRIAVMDEGRVVETGTHAELLARGGRYAELWRAQAHQRAQAHHRDEPGADQ from the coding sequence ATGAACCGGACACAGACCGCACCCGCCGCTGAGGCCCGGCAGAAGGCACCCGAGCAGTCGCCCTCGCCGTTGCAGACCCTGCTCCGACCCATCAAGGGTCGGGTCCGGACCGCGGTGGTGCTCCAGGGGCTCGCCTCGGCGCTGGGGCTCGTCCCGCTGATCTGCCTGGTCGAACTGGCCCGCGTGCTGCTCGCCGACGGCGTGGTCGACACCTCCTGCGTGTGGCTTCTCGTCGGCATCGCCGTGGGCGCGTCGGTCGCCGCGCTGGCCGCGGGCACGGCCTCCACCCTGGTCGGCCACCTGGCCGACAACGACATGCAGCTGTCGGTCCGCCGCGCCCTGGCTCACCGCATGTCCCGGGTACCTCTGGGCTGGTTCACCGGCCGCGGGTCGGGCCGGGTCAAGAAAGCCGTGCACGACGACATCGAGGACGTCCACTCCCTGGTCGCGCACACCCTGCCCGACCTGGCCTCGGTCGTCACCGTGCCGCTGGTCGCCCTGGTCTACCTGTTCACCGTGGACTGGCGGCTGGCCCTGGTCTCGGTCCTGCTGGTGGCGGCGGGGATCTTCCTGTTCTCCCGGGCCATGGCCGGGGGCATGGCGAAGATGGCCCAGTACGCCGAGGCGATGAACCGGATCAACTCCTCCGCCGTGGAGTTCGTGGACGGCATCCAGGTGGTCAAGCACTTCGGCGGCCACCGGCGCGCCCACGCGCGCTTCACCCGCGCCGCCGACGACTTCGCCGACTTCTTCCTGAACTGGTCGCGCAGCACCACCCCGGTGACGGTCGGATCCTTCCTGCTGCTGTCGGCGCCCATGGCCACCGTGGTCACCGTGCTCGCGGGGATGGGCTTCGCCCTCGCCGGGTGGACCGAACCGGTTTCGATCGTGGCCTTCGCCCTGCTGGCACCGGCCCTGTGCGCGCCGATGAACGTCATCGGCTCCCGGGTCCAGCAGACCCAGGCCGCCGGGGCCGCGGCCGGGCGGGTGACCGCCCTGCTCGACACCCCGACCCTGCACCAGGGTGAGGAACCACCGCCGCTGGAACCCCGCGTGGTCTTCGACGGCGTGTCCTTCTCCTACACCGATGAAGGGACGGCGGGGGAGAGCCCCCGGGCCTTGGCCGAGGTGGACCTGGTCCTGGAACCGGGCACCGTGACCGCCCTCGTCGGTCCCTCGGGAGCAGGGAAGAGCACCCTGGCCGCCCTGCTCGCCCGCTTCCACGACGCCGACGCCGGAGCGATCACCGTCGGCGGGGTCGACATCCGCGAGATCGCCGACCCCTACCGCAGCGTCGGCTTCGTCCTCCAGGACGTCCGCCTGCTCGGGGAGACGGTCGCCGACAACATCGCCCTGGGGCGCCCCGGTGCCACCCGCGAGGAGATCGAGACCGCCGCACGCGCGGCACAGATCGCCGACCGGATCGAGACCCTGCCGCGGGGCTACGACTCCGTGATCGGTGAGGACGCCGACCTGTCCGGCGGCGAGGCCCAGCGCGTCTCCATCGCCCGCGCCCTGCTGGCCGACACCCCGGTCCTGGTCCTGGACGAGGCCACCGCGGCCGTGGACCCGGTCTCCGAGGCCGCCATCCAGGACGCGCTCAGCGAACTCGCCCGTGGCCGCACGGTCCTCGTGGTGGCCCACCGCCTGACCACCGTCACCGGCGCGGACCGGATCGCGGTCATGGATGAGGGCCGGGTGGTGGAGACCGGAACCCACGCCGAACTGCTGGCGAGGGGCGGCCGTTACGCCGAACTCTGGCGGGCCCAGGCACACCAACGAGCCCAGGCACACCACCGAGACGAACCGGGAGCAGACCAGTGA
- a CDS encoding threonine dehydratase, with translation MATAHLTHEGHTHQHGEGCGHVSVPHQGHVDYVHDGHLHRVHDDHWDECPTEGHAVHEDHTHAHGEGCGHVAVPHEGHVDYVHDGHLHRKHDDHWDEHSA, from the coding sequence ATGGCGACCGCACATCTGACCCACGAGGGCCACACGCATCAGCACGGCGAGGGCTGCGGGCACGTTTCGGTGCCCCACCAGGGCCACGTGGACTACGTGCACGACGGGCACCTTCACCGCGTCCACGACGACCACTGGGACGAGTGCCCCACCGAAGGGCACGCCGTACACGAGGACCACACGCACGCACACGGTGAGGGCTGCGGGCACGTGGCCGTGCCGCACGAGGGCCACGTGGACTACGTGCACGACGGGCACCTTCACCGCAAGCACGACGACCACTGGGACGAGCACTCGGCGTAA
- a CDS encoding GTP-binding protein, translating to MFDAPADVEPHTAVETLLERHPELHLCAVVTAVDAQLLVPDLLGGETAFSAGLADSASDPRTLGDVLLRQIDLSDHVAVVRNAAPAAQVRVCRSLVTHLNPEATVVSDTTGEHPRTLFHGSFDFAAALHRVLPAFPPPPPSDPTGDGAAQTAVWRRFQPLHPGRFFEVLDEMTATSLRSRGRLWLAGRPDTMVVWEANGTSLSLEPGGPWTAALPARTRHLVTGFRPPATAFDWRPGTGDRCQHLAFTGLGLDTDHLFPLLDSCLLDPAEEREWEAAGPPPDDPFQPFFAHEHRPDG from the coding sequence GTGTTCGACGCCCCCGCAGATGTCGAGCCGCACACGGCGGTGGAAACGCTCCTGGAGCGCCACCCCGAACTCCACCTCTGCGCCGTGGTCACGGCGGTCGACGCCCAGCTGCTCGTCCCCGACCTGCTGGGCGGCGAGACGGCCTTCTCCGCCGGGCTGGCCGACTCCGCAAGCGATCCGCGCACCCTGGGCGACGTGCTGCTGCGGCAGATCGACCTCTCCGACCACGTGGCCGTGGTCAGGAATGCGGCACCCGCCGCCCAGGTCCGTGTGTGCCGGTCCCTGGTCACCCACCTGAACCCGGAGGCCACCGTTGTCTCCGACACCACCGGAGAACACCCGCGGACGCTGTTTCACGGCAGCTTCGACTTCGCGGCGGCGCTGCACCGCGTCCTGCCCGCCTTCCCTCCCCCGCCACCGTCGGACCCGACGGGGGACGGAGCCGCACAGACCGCCGTCTGGCGCCGGTTCCAGCCGCTGCACCCGGGCCGGTTCTTCGAGGTCCTGGACGAGATGACCGCCACCAGCCTGCGCAGCCGAGGACGCCTGTGGCTGGCCGGACGGCCCGACACCATGGTCGTGTGGGAGGCCAACGGCACCTCGCTGTCCCTGGAACCCGGCGGGCCGTGGACGGCAGCGCTTCCGGCGCGAACCCGCCACCTCGTGACCGGTTTCCGGCCTCCCGCCACCGCCTTCGACTGGCGCCCCGGCACCGGTGACCGGTGCCAGCACCTGGCCTTCACCGGCCTGGGTCTGGACACCGACCACCTCTTCCCCCTCCTGGACTCCTGTCTTCTCGACCCGGCCGAGGAACGGGAGTGGGAGGCGGCCGGCCCGCCGCCCGATGACCCCTTCCAGCCGTTCTTCGCCCACGAACACCGACCGGACGGATGA
- a CDS encoding Fur family transcriptional regulator, giving the protein MANTPKYDDAVLRVLGRGSRFRSCREILRDLDRSDPSASGPPSLSTIYRTVHRMSQEGVLDTIQSPEGERLYRRCRTPVRHYHLFCRVCGEVEEIDQVAEIMEVVEKIQGMSDFDQVDHTFELTGVCPRCLSAARG; this is encoded by the coding sequence ATGGCCAACACACCCAAGTACGACGATGCCGTGCTCAGGGTTCTGGGCCGTGGTTCCCGCTTTCGCAGCTGTCGGGAGATCCTTCGGGATCTGGACCGGTCGGACCCCTCCGCCTCCGGCCCGCCGAGCCTGTCCACCATCTACCGCACGGTCCACCGGATGTCCCAGGAGGGAGTACTGGACACGATCCAGTCTCCTGAGGGGGAGCGCCTCTACCGGCGGTGCAGGACGCCCGTCCGCCACTACCACCTGTTCTGCCGGGTCTGCGGTGAGGTGGAGGAGATCGACCAGGTCGCCGAAATCATGGAAGTCGTGGAGAAGATCCAGGGCATGAGTGATTTCGATCAGGTCGACCACACCTTCGAGCTGACCGGTGTCTGTCCGCGCTGTCTGTCGGCTGCCCGCGGCTGA
- a CDS encoding ABC transporter substrate-binding protein, producing the protein MRRRSLLAGAFAVLLAATACGGAEGEQASADGTTLRYAAVGAPAATTHDPHGRVGNESDYLRFAMLYDVLTVTDDNGAVQPRLAESWEPDGDDLTRWTVSLRDDAVFSDGDPVTADDVLFSLERIQGKGAENNGRLSAFDLEASSVTGENTVELVTHQPYAEVGGALASLTFVVPEGSDDITEPVIGSGPFQLEEYDDTTAVLNRHDGWWGDAPGYDTLRISALPDPGARADAVASGQADIAGSVAPASAQQHEEDDSVQVVTRPGGVNYPLVMDLGTEPFDDPGVREAVKLALDREQLVETVFLGYGEPGADLLNPQEPFAPQAEPIERDLDRARELLEEAGHGDGVELTLHATNSYPGMEETATLAAEQLSEAGIDVSIEVGPPDTYWAQVWNVEPFYLNSLGGNGFVDFGRMALLADGPINETSWEDPDWDADFTEALATADEDERHALLADLQQRVADDGGYVVWGTGDGIDLAAPGVSGLPTGPGFHRLFIEQVEAAG; encoded by the coding sequence ATGAGACGACGATCCCTGCTGGCGGGCGCCTTCGCGGTGCTCCTGGCAGCCACCGCCTGCGGTGGCGCTGAAGGCGAGCAGGCCTCCGCCGACGGCACCACCCTGCGCTACGCGGCGGTGGGGGCCCCGGCGGCCACCACCCACGACCCGCACGGCCGCGTCGGCAACGAATCCGACTACCTGCGGTTCGCCATGCTCTACGACGTACTGACCGTGACGGACGACAACGGGGCCGTCCAGCCCCGCCTGGCCGAGTCCTGGGAGCCGGACGGAGACGACCTGACCCGCTGGACCGTGTCCCTGCGCGACGACGCCGTCTTCTCCGACGGCGATCCGGTCACCGCCGACGACGTCCTGTTCTCCCTGGAGCGCATCCAGGGCAAGGGCGCCGAGAACAACGGGCGCCTGTCCGCGTTCGACCTGGAGGCCTCCTCCGTCACCGGCGAGAACACCGTCGAGCTGGTCACCCACCAGCCCTACGCGGAGGTGGGCGGTGCCCTGGCCTCCCTGACCTTCGTGGTGCCCGAGGGCAGCGACGACATCACCGAGCCCGTGATCGGCTCCGGACCGTTCCAGCTGGAGGAGTACGACGACACCACCGCCGTCCTGAACCGGCACGACGGCTGGTGGGGCGACGCTCCGGGCTACGACACACTCCGGATCAGCGCCTTGCCCGACCCAGGCGCACGGGCCGACGCGGTGGCCTCGGGACAGGCGGACATCGCCGGGAGCGTGGCACCCGCCAGCGCCCAGCAGCACGAGGAGGACGACTCCGTCCAGGTGGTCACCCGGCCCGGGGGAGTGAACTACCCGCTGGTCATGGACCTGGGCACCGAACCCTTCGACGACCCCGGCGTGCGTGAGGCCGTCAAGCTCGCCCTCGACCGGGAGCAGCTCGTCGAGACGGTCTTCCTCGGCTACGGAGAGCCCGGCGCGGACCTGCTCAACCCCCAGGAGCCCTTCGCCCCGCAGGCGGAGCCGATCGAGCGCGACCTGGACCGCGCCCGGGAACTCCTGGAGGAGGCCGGTCACGGGGACGGGGTCGAACTCACCCTGCACGCGACCAACTCCTACCCCGGTATGGAGGAGACCGCGACCCTGGCCGCCGAACAGCTCTCCGAAGCGGGCATCGACGTCTCGATCGAGGTCGGTCCGCCCGACACCTACTGGGCCCAGGTGTGGAACGTCGAACCGTTCTACCTCAACAGCCTCGGCGGGAACGGGTTCGTGGACTTCGGCCGGATGGCGCTGCTCGCTGACGGTCCCATCAACGAGACCAGCTGGGAAGACCCCGACTGGGACGCCGACTTCACCGAGGCCCTGGCCACCGCCGACGAAGACGAGAGGCACGCCCTGCTCGCCGACCTGCAGCAGCGGGTCGCCGATGACGGCGGCTACGTGGTCTGGGGCACCGGAGACGGCATCGACCTGGCCGCCCCCGGTGTGAGCGGCCTGCCCACCGGACCCGGCTTCCACCGTCTGTTCATCGAACAGGTCGAGGCCGCCGGCTGA
- a CDS encoding ABC transporter ATP-binding protein, translating to MKRSLALTTAVSALQGVVFALLVPVLTELLREGPRAALGWAAALALATLVYALLRTLSLFVNFRVGGAISRGLHHRIGEHLVQLPLGWFTGNRVGELNRVVTDGVSRSTHVPVHIYPPLADALVTPVVAVAVLFVWDWRIALAAAACLPVVWMVFTLSNDAVGRNDAARDVVSDEAASRVLEYARSQPVLRAFGRTAQGGQSLDRALTAEHGAARRLLLRVVPVMLAYSFAVRLMFALIMVCGVVFVLDGGLDPALAVALLVLVARFTHPLATAADQGAALRMATNQLDRINAVLDSRPLPEPESPVLPQGAVVEFDGVTFSYDRKDDAPALDGATLRAEPGTLTALIGPSGSGKTTVARLLARFHDADRGQVRLGGADVRDIGSEELSRHVALVFQDVYLFDATIAENLRLAAPDATGEQLDRAAALSGLDTVLADLPEGWNTRVGEGGTALSGGQKQRVSIARALLKDAPVIVLDEASSALDTENEALVTGTAVELARERTVLVIAHRPATVAAADQVVFLEAGRVVESGAPDELLERGGRHADFVRSRERARGWRLTASDVTPPPVSTATEGHENDPARA from the coding sequence GTGAAGAGGAGCCTGGCCCTGACCACCGCCGTCTCGGCGCTGCAGGGGGTGGTCTTCGCCCTGCTGGTGCCCGTGCTGACCGAACTCCTCCGGGAAGGGCCCCGGGCCGCCCTGGGCTGGGCGGCGGCCCTCGCCCTGGCCACCCTGGTCTACGCCCTACTGCGCACCCTGAGCCTCTTCGTCAACTTCCGGGTCGGCGGGGCGATCTCCCGCGGCCTGCACCACCGCATCGGGGAACACCTGGTCCAACTGCCCCTGGGCTGGTTCACCGGGAACCGGGTCGGCGAGCTCAACCGGGTCGTCACCGACGGGGTCTCACGCAGCACCCACGTGCCCGTGCACATCTACCCGCCGCTGGCCGACGCGCTGGTCACCCCCGTCGTGGCGGTGGCGGTGCTGTTCGTCTGGGACTGGCGGATCGCCCTGGCGGCCGCGGCCTGCCTGCCCGTGGTGTGGATGGTCTTCACTCTGTCCAACGACGCGGTGGGCCGCAACGACGCCGCCCGGGACGTGGTTTCGGACGAGGCCGCCTCCCGGGTGCTGGAGTACGCCAGGTCCCAGCCGGTGCTGCGAGCCTTCGGCCGCACCGCACAGGGCGGTCAGAGCCTGGACCGGGCCCTGACCGCCGAGCACGGGGCCGCGCGCCGCCTGCTGCTGCGCGTCGTCCCGGTGATGCTGGCCTACTCCTTCGCGGTCCGGTTGATGTTCGCGCTGATCATGGTGTGCGGGGTCGTGTTCGTCCTGGACGGCGGACTCGACCCCGCCCTGGCCGTGGCCCTGCTGGTACTGGTCGCCCGTTTCACCCACCCCCTGGCCACGGCGGCCGACCAGGGCGCCGCCCTGCGCATGGCCACCAACCAGCTCGACCGGATCAACGCGGTCCTGGACTCCCGCCCCCTCCCCGAACCGGAGTCGCCGGTCCTGCCGCAGGGCGCGGTCGTGGAGTTCGACGGCGTCACCTTCTCCTACGACCGCAAGGACGACGCCCCGGCACTGGACGGGGCCACCCTGCGCGCCGAACCCGGAACCCTCACCGCCCTGATCGGCCCCTCCGGGTCCGGCAAGACCACGGTGGCCCGCCTGCTGGCCCGCTTCCACGACGCCGACCGCGGGCAGGTCCGCCTCGGCGGGGCCGACGTCCGTGACATCGGCAGCGAGGAACTCTCCCGGCACGTGGCCCTGGTCTTCCAGGACGTGTACCTCTTCGACGCCACCATCGCTGAGAACCTGCGCCTGGCCGCCCCCGACGCCACCGGGGAACAACTCGACCGGGCGGCCGCGCTGTCCGGGCTCGACACGGTCCTGGCCGACCTGCCCGAGGGTTGGAACACCAGGGTCGGGGAAGGCGGAACCGCGCTGTCCGGCGGCCAGAAACAGCGGGTCTCCATCGCCCGGGCCCTGCTCAAGGACGCGCCGGTCATCGTCCTGGACGAGGCCTCCTCGGCCCTGGACACCGAGAACGAGGCGCTGGTGACGGGTACGGCCGTCGAACTCGCCCGCGAGCGGACCGTGCTGGTCATCGCCCACCGCCCCGCCACGGTGGCCGCCGCCGACCAGGTCGTCTTCCTGGAAGCGGGCCGCGTCGTGGAGTCCGGTGCCCCGGACGAACTCCTCGAACGGGGAGGGCGGCACGCCGATTTCGTCCGGAGCCGCGAACGCGCCCGCGGCTGGCGCCTGACCGCTTCGGACGTCACGCCCCCTCCCGTCTCCACCGCCACGGAAGGCCACGAGAACGACCCGGCCCGTGCCTGA
- a CDS encoding CobW family GTP-binding protein, with amino-acid sequence MRIALVAGLHAAARRQAVNDLLAAVPRSISVHHDMEDIGDGAVHRVVRDRSGPAESEQVHLDHACASCTLREDLIPFLLRTADAGRHDLCVVESWDGVEPRLIAENIAAQDELRLATVATAVDLAHLTADLGSNDDLSDRELDIAQDDSRTVAEVLNRQLEYPNAIVLHGSGADSHARSLLGQLNPTAVIVRSGSGLQGFLDGRFEPESAHARVNPAWAQYTDHAEEQGVRTVTWTRTRPMHPERLAEALEEIVAMSLRGRGRFWLASQPDTLLVWDSHQDLLMVENGGPWMAALPDAAMDLVSQTRRSSALLDWDPVVGDRRQHLAFTGVGMDTGALLTLLDSCLVTEAEAGQEFHNDPFAEFSEK; translated from the coding sequence ATGCGCATCGCACTGGTCGCCGGTCTGCACGCGGCCGCGCGGCGTCAGGCCGTGAACGACCTGCTGGCCGCGGTTCCGCGTTCCATCAGCGTGCATCACGACATGGAGGACATCGGCGACGGAGCGGTCCATCGTGTGGTGCGCGACCGCTCAGGTCCCGCGGAGAGCGAGCAGGTGCACCTCGACCACGCCTGTGCCTCCTGCACTCTGCGCGAGGACCTCATCCCCTTCCTCCTGCGCACCGCGGACGCCGGCCGACACGACCTGTGCGTGGTGGAGTCCTGGGACGGGGTGGAACCCCGACTGATCGCCGAGAACATCGCCGCGCAGGACGAGCTGCGCCTGGCCACCGTCGCCACGGCCGTCGATCTCGCCCATCTGACCGCGGACCTGGGTAGTAACGACGATCTGAGCGACCGCGAACTGGACATCGCCCAGGACGACTCCCGCACGGTCGCCGAAGTCCTCAACCGGCAGCTGGAGTACCCGAACGCGATCGTCCTGCACGGTTCGGGAGCCGACAGCCACGCACGGTCCCTGCTCGGTCAGCTCAACCCCACGGCCGTGATCGTCCGTTCCGGATCGGGCCTCCAGGGCTTCCTCGACGGGCGTTTCGAACCCGAGTCAGCTCACGCCCGCGTCAACCCGGCATGGGCGCAGTACACGGACCACGCCGAGGAACAGGGCGTGCGGACGGTGACCTGGACCAGGACCCGGCCGATGCACCCCGAGCGGCTCGCCGAGGCGCTGGAGGAGATCGTCGCCATGAGTCTGCGCGGCAGGGGCAGGTTCTGGCTGGCCAGCCAGCCCGACACCCTCCTGGTGTGGGACTCCCACCAGGACCTGCTCATGGTGGAGAACGGCGGACCCTGGATGGCCGCGCTCCCCGACGCGGCCATGGACCTGGTCTCCCAGACCCGACGGTCCTCCGCCCTCCTGGACTGGGACCCGGTGGTGGGCGACCGCCGCCAGCACCTGGCCTTCACCGGGGTCGGCATGGACACCGGAGCCCTACTGACTCTGCTGGATTCATGCCTGGTCACCGAGGCAGAGGCAGGCCAGGAATTCCACAACGACCCCTTCGCCGAGTTCTCAGAAAAATGA
- a CDS encoding phosphopantetheine-binding protein, which produces MTETVRERVAEVLGTRGFTDTDDLFEHGPDSLGVIRLSGAWRDNGFDVTFEDISAIPTVADWSAPLRQARTDPLRTGPATVRHQDEGEPFPLATTQRPLHLSPRRQQAVPALVNRVDPALAHNSGDWPNTP; this is translated from the coding sequence GTGACCGAGACCGTTCGCGAGCGGGTGGCCGAAGTACTCGGAACCAGGGGATTCACCGACACCGACGACCTCTTCGAGCACGGACCCGACTCGCTCGGCGTCATCCGGCTCTCGGGCGCCTGGCGGGACAACGGCTTCGACGTCACCTTCGAGGACATCTCCGCCATTCCCACGGTCGCGGACTGGAGTGCACCGCTGCGCCAAGCGCGCACGGACCCCCTCCGAACCGGCCCGGCGACCGTCCGACACCAGGACGAGGGGGAGCCGTTTCCGCTGGCGACCACGCAGCGCCCCCTCCACCTCTCCCCCCGACGGCAACAGGCGGTCCCAGCCCTGGTCAACCGGGTCGACCCCGCCCTGGCCCACAACTCAGGGGACTGGCCCAACACCCCCTGA